Proteins from a single region of Balneola sp. MJW-20:
- a CDS encoding glycosyltransferase family 2 protein — translation MMSTTAIIINFQTPDLTETAVRSFKELYPEIPVILADNGSSDTESRKLITALSSELPQVSTYYFDKNIYHGPAMDHLITSEVKSDQVFLLDSDTETHTGGFLEKMSDLLENDLVYGAGRVQLVNKRGFKSDAGFPILLTPYMLLKTKLYRKLPPFVHHGQPTLFNFKEASASGYKLSDFPIQDYIDHKWRGTADRFGYGLNWKAKLDYILNKVGL, via the coding sequence ATGATGAGTACCACCGCCATCATAATTAATTTTCAGACACCGGATCTGACGGAGACCGCCGTCAGGTCCTTTAAAGAATTGTACCCGGAAATACCGGTTATACTTGCTGATAACGGCTCCTCAGATACTGAGTCCCGGAAACTTATAACTGCACTGTCATCAGAGCTGCCACAAGTCAGTACTTATTATTTCGACAAGAATATCTACCACGGGCCGGCAATGGATCACCTGATCACTTCAGAAGTAAAATCAGATCAGGTATTTCTGCTGGATAGTGATACCGAAACCCATACAGGTGGATTTCTGGAAAAAATGAGTGATCTTTTAGAGAACGATCTGGTCTACGGGGCCGGAAGAGTGCAGCTGGTAAATAAAAGAGGATTTAAAAGTGATGCTGGATTCCCTATTCTGTTAACCCCATATATGCTACTGAAAACAAAATTATACCGGAAACTTCCACCCTTTGTACATCACGGGCAGCCCACATTGTTCAATTTTAAAGAAGCATCTGCATCCGGTTACAAGCTTAGTGATTTTCCGATACAGGATTATATCGACCATAAGTGGAGAGGGACTGCAGACCGCTTTGGTTACGGCCTTAACTGGAAAGCAAAACTGGACTATATTCTGAATAAGGTCGGTCTTTAA
- a CDS encoding glycosyltransferase → MGEKADISIIIVNYKVKEYIANLLNSIAKANEGLLLEIFVVDNNSGDDSIKYLRSRFPEVHYIQNEENVGFGKANNQAIRKAKGQYTLIINPDTLVSEDTLGVMKEHMDNNPDCAAAGCKIMNPDGTFAPESRRSVPGIWSAACKVFGLNAIFPKSKIFARYYLSWMDEDTPSEIPVLSGSFMFWRTSVLKDLDGFDERFFMYGEDIDLCYRVQETEFHIDYVPDTSIIHYKGESTQKEDLRYIRLFNKALYQFFEKQYSTRYSFIFRILIFLAVKFKTFTSFLSTKVRQSGLVFSDLLILNISLFIAFAMRFGFDMEQVLLPKNLDFLWINLLLSLLYLFTAGIAGVFRNQDSLSAHMKAIIFAYSAVVLITYFARDLAFSRFILGFGFLFGIIGTVAFRLIRANTGRNNGASGRLRGSRVIIVGDAAVSKELTDKIHSRPDWNYEVIGQIRVEQDHTEEDPQGEVMGTLSQLTDLAKAYKADEIFFALKSISYKSMLNQISSLQGEGISFKLIPDSMDFILGKSKVEYLEAIPLVEVELAINKPFNKFLKRALDLLISFPVFLVLLLLTFPSVLFSRTSLKKHGSYDFYKPVKDHKWKNRLRLMGYVLSGKMSLVGAEIGYGQLLNRTEGITGPVQLSNNRIRNQEDKESFDLYYQQNYSIWVDIDLIFRSLFSDYSVLQILSRES, encoded by the coding sequence TTGGGTGAAAAAGCAGACATATCGATCATCATCGTTAACTATAAGGTTAAAGAGTATATAGCTAATCTCCTCAACTCTATTGCTAAAGCGAACGAAGGACTTTTGCTCGAGATCTTTGTGGTCGACAACAATTCCGGGGATGATTCTATCAAATATCTGAGATCGCGTTTTCCCGAAGTGCATTATATACAGAATGAAGAGAATGTGGGCTTTGGTAAAGCCAACAACCAGGCGATCAGGAAGGCAAAGGGACAATATACACTGATCATTAATCCGGATACGCTCGTAAGTGAAGATACGCTGGGTGTGATGAAGGAGCACATGGACAACAACCCGGATTGTGCAGCAGCAGGGTGCAAGATCATGAATCCAGATGGCACCTTTGCCCCGGAATCCAGACGTTCGGTTCCGGGTATCTGGTCGGCAGCCTGCAAGGTATTCGGACTCAATGCGATCTTTCCTAAGAGTAAGATCTTTGCACGATATTACCTTAGCTGGATGGATGAAGATACTCCTTCAGAGATCCCTGTTTTATCTGGATCTTTCATGTTCTGGCGGACTTCCGTTTTAAAAGACCTGGACGGATTTGATGAGCGCTTCTTCATGTATGGCGAGGATATTGATCTGTGTTACCGGGTGCAGGAAACGGAATTTCATATAGACTATGTACCTGACACCTCTATCATTCACTATAAAGGGGAGAGTACACAGAAGGAAGATCTTCGGTATATCCGGTTATTCAATAAGGCCCTTTATCAGTTTTTTGAAAAGCAATACAGTACCCGATACAGTTTCATCTTCCGGATTCTGATCTTTCTGGCCGTTAAATTCAAAACCTTTACATCCTTCTTAAGCACTAAGGTCAGGCAGTCGGGTTTGGTATTCTCGGACTTACTCATCCTAAATATTTCTCTGTTTATAGCCTTTGCCATGCGCTTCGGTTTTGATATGGAGCAGGTATTGCTGCCCAAAAACCTGGATTTTCTGTGGATCAATCTGCTGCTCAGTTTACTGTATTTATTTACGGCGGGAATAGCGGGCGTTTTCCGGAATCAGGATTCGCTTTCAGCTCATATGAAAGCCATAATATTTGCCTATAGTGCAGTAGTTTTGATCACCTATTTTGCCAGAGATCTTGCCTTTTCCAGATTTATACTGGGATTCGGATTTCTGTTCGGGATCATAGGTACAGTGGCTTTTCGACTCATCCGTGCGAATACCGGACGAAATAATGGTGCTTCAGGCAGGCTGAGAGGGTCGCGGGTGATCATCGTTGGTGATGCAGCCGTCAGTAAAGAACTCACGGATAAGATACACTCCCGGCCGGACTGGAATTATGAGGTCATTGGTCAGATCCGGGTTGAGCAGGATCATACTGAAGAGGATCCTCAGGGCGAAGTGATGGGCACGCTATCACAGCTAACGGATCTTGCCAAAGCCTATAAAGCGGATGAGATTTTTTTCGCCTTGAAATCGATCAGTTATAAATCCATGCTGAACCAGATATCTTCCTTACAGGGCGAAGGCATTTCCTTTAAACTGATCCCTGACTCCATGGACTTTATCCTGGGTAAATCGAAGGTGGAATATCTGGAGGCTATACCGCTGGTCGAGGTAGAGCTTGCGATCAACAAGCCATTCAATAAATTTTTGAAAAGAGCACTGGATCTTCTGATCTCCTTTCCGGTTTTTTTGGTGCTTTTGCTCCTTACATTTCCGTCGGTCCTGTTTTCCCGAACTTCACTTAAGAAACATGGTTCCTATGATTTTTATAAACCGGTGAAGGATCATAAATGGAAGAACAGGCTGCGTCTGATGGGTTATGTCTTATCCGGTAAGATGAGCCTGGTGGGAGCTGAGATAGGCTATGGTCAGCTCCTGAATCGAACCGAGGGAATCACCGGCCCGGTGCAGTTATCCAATAACCGCATTCGGAACCAGGAGGATAAGGAAAGTTTTGACCTGTATTATCAACAGAACTACTCCATCTGGGTGGATATAGATCTCATTTTCAGGAGTCTGTTCTCTGATTACTCCGTACTGCAGATCCTAAGCAGGGAAAGTTAA